In a genomic window of Staphylococcus taiwanensis:
- a CDS encoding AEC family transporter: MTEQFVMIILLIALGYLLKRINFLKAADSQVLSTLVLNVTLPSLVIVNLNSAELDFSFSILPIMMIVYGVLAKMIVVWLFRRYDNHIKGSVGMMTASLNIGLFAYPLVDTIWPKNGMVYFGMADIGGAIIMFGVTYFVGSYFSQGGDQFNFKYLGKKLLTSVPLVTYIVMFILNMSNIHLPKVSIDFFTIISKANMPLSMILLGVMLSFKIERHFLPVAIKYLCVHYGLGLIAGILVHYFLPVSDSMIKTTLLIAWLLPVGVAIIPYSIQFKYKTLPLVGMVTNISIVISIIILYIYQALFV; this comes from the coding sequence GTGACAGAGCAGTTTGTAATGATTATTCTTTTAATCGCATTGGGATATCTTTTAAAGCGAATTAACTTTTTAAAAGCAGCAGATAGTCAAGTACTTTCAACACTAGTTTTAAATGTCACATTACCCTCTTTAGTCATCGTCAATTTGAATAGTGCTGAACTAGATTTTTCTTTTTCTATTTTACCTATCATGATGATTGTCTATGGTGTGCTTGCTAAGATGATAGTTGTATGGTTGTTTAGAAGATATGATAACCATATAAAGGGTTCAGTAGGTATGATGACTGCCTCTCTTAATATTGGTTTATTTGCTTATCCGCTTGTAGACACGATATGGCCGAAAAATGGCATGGTCTATTTTGGTATGGCAGATATAGGTGGCGCCATTATAATGTTTGGTGTTACATACTTTGTCGGTAGTTATTTTAGCCAAGGTGGGGACCAATTTAACTTTAAATACTTAGGAAAAAAATTACTTACCTCAGTACCATTAGTAACTTATATTGTGATGTTTATACTTAATATGTCTAACATTCACTTGCCTAAAGTATCCATTGACTTCTTCACTATTATCTCAAAAGCTAATATGCCATTATCAATGATACTTCTTGGCGTTATGTTAAGCTTTAAGATTGAGAGACATTTTTTACCGGTTGCAATTAAATATTTATGCGTACATTATGGCTTAGGGTTAATAGCTGGTATATTAGTCCATTACTTTTTACCAGTGTCAGATAGTATGATTAAAACAACGTTATTAATTGCATGGTTATTACCAGTAGGCGTCGCTATCATTCCTTATTCTATTCAATTTAAGTATAAAACATTGCCGTTGGTTGGTATGGTAACTAACATCTCAATCGTTATTAGTATTATCATTTTGTATATATATCAGGCATTGTTTGTTTAA
- a CDS encoding efflux RND transporter permease subunit: MIINMLKFSLGNKFAIFLMVVLVILGGVYSSAKLKLELLPDVENPVISVQTTMPGATPQTTQDEISSKIDKQVRSLAYVKSVETQSIQNASIVTVKYDNGTDMDKAEEVLKKEIDKLDFKDGVSEPELTRNSMDDFPIVAYSFTNSKNDLKTTTKEINDQLIPKLQTVDGVQNAQLNGQTTRQVTLKFKQDKLDETGLSADDVENYIKTATRETPLGLFQFGNNEKSLVIDGQFKSVDALKGLKIPLSQSGQGQSNSDDDSKSSMSSTGDSASSAGSGQSSNATKVQSTNGNVPSVPLSKLAKVTVGDERESISKTNGKDAVNVQIMKAQDANTVQVAKEAQKKIDEFVKNNSDIKATKTMDTAKPIEDSLYTMVEKAALGTIVAIIVILLFLRNIRTTAISIVSIPLSILIALIALKLSNVSLNILTLGALTIAIGRVIDDSIVVVENIYRRLSDTEERLKGDSLVISATREVFKPILSSTIVTIIVFLPLAFVSGSVGEMFRPFALAIAFSLLASLLVSITVVPALASTFFKKGIKIKPRDTNKDNGGLGVISKGYRKILAWSLNHKWIVLIIGVVILVGSVALGGTKLGTSYLSTGEDKFMAVTYTPKPGETEKAVLDHAEKAQKYLQSKDKVKTVQYSVGGPSPADPTGSTNSMAIMIEYDKNTPNFEEEPDKVISHLSKMKDPGEWKNQDMGTGAGNDSIEVTVKGPSTDAIKNTVAKVEREMKSVNGIANIKSDLSQTYDQYEIKVNQNKATDKGISAGQLALNLNENLPEKTITTVKENGHKVDVKVKQNKKTDWSQDKLNNIELKSPTGEKVKLKDIAKLEHTSTPSKLVQEDGDYATTVSGKVTASDVGGTSNKVMSKVNKIDKPNNVKINVGGATDDINQSMSQLAFAMLVAIVIVYLVLVITFKGGLAPFTILFSLPFTVIGVVLALLITGETISVPSLIGLLMLIGIVVTNAIVLIDRVITNEKDGLAMKEALIEAGGTRIRPILMTAIATIGALMPLLFGQDSSILISKGMAATVIGGLISSTLLTLIVVPVIYEILFTLKNKITRK; the protein is encoded by the coding sequence ATGATTATAAATATGCTGAAATTTTCACTTGGTAATAAGTTCGCCATTTTCTTAATGGTAGTATTAGTAATACTAGGTGGCGTTTATTCTAGTGCTAAATTAAAACTAGAATTATTACCTGACGTTGAGAATCCGGTAATATCTGTACAAACTACAATGCCAGGTGCCACACCTCAGACTACGCAAGATGAAATTAGTTCTAAAATAGATAAACAGGTAAGATCTTTGGCGTATGTTAAGAGCGTAGAAACACAATCGATACAAAATGCATCCATCGTAACCGTTAAATACGATAATGGTACCGATATGGATAAAGCTGAAGAAGTATTAAAAAAGGAAATTGATAAGTTAGATTTTAAAGATGGTGTTAGCGAGCCAGAGTTAACACGTAACTCAATGGATGACTTTCCAATCGTTGCATATTCTTTTACAAATTCTAAAAATGACTTAAAAACTACAACGAAAGAAATTAATGACCAATTAATTCCTAAATTACAAACAGTCGATGGTGTTCAAAATGCTCAACTTAATGGGCAAACAACACGTCAAGTAACCTTGAAATTTAAGCAAGATAAATTAGATGAAACAGGTTTATCAGCTGATGATGTTGAAAATTACATAAAGACAGCGACACGTGAAACCCCATTAGGGTTATTCCAATTTGGAAATAATGAAAAATCACTTGTCATTGATGGTCAATTTAAGTCGGTCGATGCACTTAAAGGATTGAAAATACCACTATCTCAAAGTGGCCAAGGTCAATCAAATAGTGATGACGACTCTAAAAGTAGCATGAGTAGTACTGGTGACAGTGCCTCATCAGCTGGAAGTGGTCAATCAAGTAATGCTACTAAGGTTCAGTCCACAAATGGTAACGTGCCTAGCGTTCCATTAAGTAAGTTAGCTAAGGTTACTGTTGGCGATGAACGTGAATCAATTTCTAAAACAAATGGCAAAGATGCAGTTAACGTACAAATTATGAAAGCACAAGATGCTAATACTGTACAAGTCGCAAAAGAAGCTCAAAAGAAAATTGATGAATTTGTAAAAAATAATAGTGATATCAAAGCTACAAAAACAATGGATACTGCTAAACCTATTGAAGACTCACTTTATACAATGGTTGAAAAAGCAGCATTAGGAACGATTGTAGCCATCATTGTTATTCTTTTATTCTTAAGAAATATTAGAACGACAGCCATTTCAATCGTATCGATTCCACTTTCTATTTTAATTGCACTTATCGCACTAAAATTAAGTAATGTATCGCTTAATATTTTGACGCTAGGTGCGTTAACGATTGCAATAGGACGTGTGATAGATGACTCGATTGTAGTTGTAGAAAATATTTATCGAAGATTATCAGATACTGAAGAAAGATTAAAAGGTGATAGTTTAGTCATAAGTGCTACTAGAGAAGTATTTAAACCGATTTTATCTTCTACTATAGTAACAATCATCGTCTTTTTACCACTTGCCTTTGTATCAGGGTCTGTCGGTGAAATGTTTAGACCATTCGCTTTAGCAATTGCATTTAGTTTATTGGCATCATTATTAGTTTCAATCACGGTTGTGCCTGCATTAGCTTCTACATTTTTCAAAAAAGGAATTAAAATCAAACCACGTGATACTAACAAAGACAATGGAGGATTAGGCGTAATTAGCAAAGGCTATCGTAAGATACTTGCTTGGTCTTTAAATCATAAATGGATTGTATTAATAATTGGCGTTGTTATTCTAGTTGGAAGTGTAGCACTAGGTGGAACGAAATTAGGAACAAGTTACTTGTCTACTGGTGAGGATAAATTTATGGCAGTAACCTACACACCTAAACCAGGGGAAACTGAAAAAGCAGTATTAGATCATGCTGAAAAGGCTCAAAAATACTTACAAAGTAAGGATAAAGTTAAAACAGTTCAATATTCAGTGGGTGGGCCTTCACCAGCCGACCCAACTGGTAGTACAAATAGTATGGCAATCATGATCGAATATGATAAAAATACGCCTAACTTTGAAGAAGAGCCAGATAAGGTTATTTCGCATTTATCTAAAATGAAAGACCCTGGTGAATGGAAAAACCAAGATATGGGCACTGGTGCTGGAAATGATTCCATTGAGGTGACAGTTAAAGGACCTTCAACCGATGCGATTAAAAATACGGTAGCTAAAGTTGAACGTGAAATGAAATCTGTTAATGGAATTGCTAATATTAAATCAGATTTATCTCAAACATACGATCAATACGAAATTAAAGTAAATCAAAATAAAGCAACAGACAAAGGCATTTCTGCCGGTCAATTGGCGCTAAACCTTAATGAGAACTTACCTGAGAAGACCATTACTACTGTAAAAGAAAATGGTCATAAGGTTGATGTTAAAGTTAAACAAAATAAAAAAACGGATTGGTCACAAGATAAATTAAATAACATTGAATTAAAATCGCCAACTGGAGAAAAGGTTAAGTTAAAAGATATTGCTAAATTAGAACACACTTCTACACCAAGTAAACTAGTTCAAGAAGACGGGGATTATGCAACTACCGTTTCTGGTAAAGTCACTGCTTCAGATGTAGGTGGTACTTCTAATAAAGTGATGAGTAAAGTAAATAAAATTGATAAACCAAATAACGTGAAGATTAATGTAGGCGGTGCGACTGATGATATTAATCAATCAATGAGCCAATTAGCATTCGCAATGTTAGTTGCGATTGTTATCGTTTATCTCGTATTAGTCATCACATTTAAAGGTGGCTTAGCACCATTTACAATTTTATTCTCATTACCATTTACAGTTATTGGTGTGGTGCTAGCATTATTAATTACTGGAGAAACCATTTCGGTACCAAGTTTAATAGGTCTGCTCATGTTAATTGGTATTGTCGTAACCAATGCTATTGTCTTGATAGATAGGGTTATAACGAATGAAAAAGATGGCTTAGCGATGAAAGAAGCATTAATAGAAGCGGGTGGTACGCGTATTAGACCAATTTTAATGACAGCTATCGCAACTATTGGGGCGCTTATGCCATTATTGTTTGGACAAGATAGTTCAATCCTGATTTCTAAAGGTATGGCTGCAACAGTGATTGGTGGTTTAATATCTTCAACATTGCTTACACTGATAGTCGTTCCTGTAATTTATGAAATTCTGTTCACTTTAAAAAATAAAATAACACGCAAATAA